A genomic segment from Bacteroidia bacterium encodes:
- a CDS encoding succinate dehydrogenase cytochrome b subunit, translating to MNKFLSSSLGQKVIMACTGLFLCLFLVEHLYTNLLLFAGDGGEAFNEASHNMVHSLIIRIVEVVLFAAILTHVWQAIQLTRQNAKARPVGYLVSGTAQTSSWFSRNMGITGSVIFFFIVVHMYNFFVPYRITGEVGPGAAETVAQEVAEAMSNPWYALLYTISILFLSFHLNHGFQSAFQSLGVNNKKYSPVLKTAGSFFAFGLVGLGFASFPILFYLSHLAGFDLLNWNL from the coding sequence ATGAACAAGTTTCTTTCTTCATCGCTGGGCCAGAAGGTGATCATGGCCTGCACAGGTCTTTTCCTTTGCCTTTTTTTAGTCGAACATCTCTACACGAATCTTCTGCTTTTTGCCGGCGACGGGGGGGAGGCTTTCAATGAGGCATCGCATAATATGGTACACAGCCTCATCATCCGGATTGTTGAGGTAGTTCTTTTCGCCGCTATTCTTACCCATGTGTGGCAGGCCATCCAGTTGACCCGGCAGAATGCGAAAGCACGGCCTGTTGGTTACTTAGTTTCTGGAACCGCGCAAACTTCAAGTTGGTTCTCGCGGAACATGGGAATTACCGGAAGTGTGATCTTTTTTTTCATCGTGGTTCATATGTATAACTTTTTTGTTCCTTATCGCATCACAGGTGAAGTAGGCCCGGGTGCCGCAGAAACGGTAGCGCAGGAGGTGGCAGAGGCTATGAGTAACCCCTGGTACGCATTGCTGTACACGATTTCTATTCTTTTCCTCTCTTTTCACCTGAACCACGGATTCCAGAGCGCGTTTCAGTCACTGGGAGTGAACAATAAGAAGTATTCGCCGGTTCTTAAAACCGCCGGAAGCTTTTTCGCCTTTGGCCTGGTGGGTCTTGGTTTCGCTTCCTTTCCCATCTTGTTCTACCTCTCGCACCTGGCCGGGTTCGATCTGCTGAACTGGAACCTTTGA
- the pbpC gene encoding penicillin-binding protein 1C: MRNFFRNTGRWIWKWKYPILVIGLIFSFWFYHCLPERLFTSPTCTILLDREGNLLSAKIADDGQWRFPENPEVPVKFRECIIRFEDRNFFDHPGISLRSLGRAARQNISAGRIVSGGSTLTMQLARIVRGNRSRNLWEKGVEMLWALRMEMRYSKEEILAMYVSHAPFGGNVVGLDAAAWRYFGRKAEHLSWAEAATLAVLPNSPGLIYPGKNQDKLWKKRNRLLKGLLDAKIIDSTGYELAIAEPLPQKPFPLPKYAPHLLQKAIADGQKGKVIRTTVDVVLQQRVLELVDRHHRTLMLNDINNAAVIVISVEKGEVVAYVGNTEDGTGEHGTDVDIITSPRSTGSILKPFLYAEMLQDGKLMPKMIVPDVPTNIGGYSPKNFNAGYDGAISADKALSRSLNIPAVRMLSDYGPEKFQRRLQHLGMTTLHRSPDEYGLSLILGGAEASLWDLVTIYAGMARTLKQYPVYQPGVWAENVYVTGQVKNKETKPLLDPAVIYTTFDAMVEVNRPEADLNWKAFSSSSKVAWKTGTSFGFRDGWAVGITPGYVVGVWVGNADGEGRPGITGIQAAAPLLFDVFSGLPRHGWFRKPERNMDKVRICRQSGHRASEYCETVDYAEVPRTCLRTTACPYHQLIHLDRTGRYRADSECEDVDKMKHKVFFVLPPLMEKYYKYKHPSYETLPRFLPTCVSRQQENNMYVVYPKKGSRIKVPVTQDGSLGRTVFEVVHRRSDAVVHWHLDDQFLGSTREFHQMEIAPGPGSHIITLVDDYGVTVSQEFEVEE; encoded by the coding sequence CATTGTCTTCCGGAACGTCTGTTTACTTCCCCCACATGCACTATTTTGTTAGACAGGGAAGGGAATTTACTTTCGGCAAAAATCGCGGACGACGGACAGTGGCGTTTTCCGGAAAATCCGGAAGTGCCGGTGAAGTTCAGGGAATGTATTATCCGGTTTGAGGATCGTAATTTTTTTGATCATCCCGGCATCAGCCTGCGCTCTCTTGGACGGGCGGCCAGGCAGAATATCTCCGCAGGAAGAATTGTCAGCGGAGGAAGTACGCTTACCATGCAGCTGGCACGTATTGTGCGCGGCAACCGTTCGAGAAATCTTTGGGAAAAGGGAGTGGAAATGCTGTGGGCTTTGAGAATGGAAATGCGCTACAGTAAGGAGGAGATTCTCGCGATGTATGTTTCTCATGCTCCTTTCGGCGGGAATGTGGTAGGATTGGACGCGGCGGCCTGGCGTTATTTCGGAAGAAAGGCAGAACATCTTTCATGGGCGGAAGCCGCTACGCTGGCTGTATTGCCCAATTCACCCGGACTCATCTATCCCGGCAAGAATCAGGACAAGCTATGGAAGAAGAGAAACCGACTACTCAAAGGGCTGCTGGACGCGAAAATTATTGACAGTACAGGTTATGAGCTGGCCATTGCCGAACCTCTTCCTCAAAAACCATTTCCTCTCCCAAAATATGCACCACATTTACTTCAAAAAGCGATAGCAGACGGGCAAAAGGGTAAAGTGATCCGGACCACAGTGGATGTAGTGTTGCAGCAGCGTGTGCTGGAGCTGGTGGACAGGCATCACCGTACCCTCATGCTGAATGATATCAATAATGCTGCGGTGATCGTAATTTCGGTTGAGAAGGGCGAGGTGGTGGCGTATGTGGGAAATACAGAGGACGGAACCGGAGAACATGGAACGGATGTGGACATTATCACTTCGCCGAGGAGCACAGGCAGTATTCTCAAACCCTTTTTATACGCCGAGATGCTGCAGGACGGAAAACTGATGCCGAAAATGATTGTACCGGATGTGCCAACCAATATCGGGGGATATTCACCAAAGAATTTCAATGCCGGATACGATGGAGCGATTTCCGCTGACAAGGCATTGTCGCGTTCACTGAATATCCCCGCTGTACGCATGCTCAGTGACTACGGTCCGGAAAAGTTTCAACGGCGCCTGCAGCATCTGGGCATGACCACCTTACACCGAAGCCCGGATGAATATGGACTTTCTCTGATCCTCGGTGGAGCGGAAGCCAGCCTATGGGACCTGGTCACCATTTATGCGGGTATGGCCAGAACGCTAAAGCAATATCCAGTCTACCAACCGGGTGTTTGGGCAGAGAATGTTTATGTAACAGGACAGGTAAAAAATAAGGAGACTAAGCCTTTGCTGGATCCGGCGGTGATCTATACCACTTTCGATGCCATGGTGGAAGTGAACAGGCCGGAAGCGGATTTGAACTGGAAGGCTTTTTCTTCCAGCAGCAAAGTAGCCTGGAAAACCGGCACCAGTTTCGGGTTCCGCGACGGCTGGGCCGTGGGGATAACACCCGGTTACGTGGTGGGTGTGTGGGTCGGGAATGCCGATGGTGAAGGCAGACCCGGTATCACCGGTATCCAGGCTGCGGCGCCGCTGCTATTTGATGTTTTTTCCGGATTGCCAAGGCATGGATGGTTCCGCAAACCTGAAAGAAATATGGATAAGGTGAGGATCTGCCGCCAGAGCGGACACCGTGCATCAGAATATTGCGAAACGGTGGACTATGCCGAGGTACCACGCACTTGTCTGAGAACTACGGCTTGTCCCTATCATCAGTTAATTCACCTCGACCGTACGGGAAGGTACCGGGCCGACAGCGAATGCGAGGATGTTGATAAAATGAAGCACAAAGTATTTTTCGTTCTTCCCCCGCTGATGGAGAAGTATTATAAGTATAAACATCCTTCCTACGAAACCCTGCCGCGCTTCCTTCCCACTTGCGTGAGCCGGCAGCAGGAGAACAATATGTATGTGGTGTATCCCAAAAAAGGGAGCAGGATTAAGGTGCCGGTTACACAAGACGGCAGCCTGGGGAGAACAGTATTTGAGGTGGTACATCGCCGCAGCGATGCCGTGGTGCACTGGCACCTGGATGATCAGTTCCTTGGCAGTACCAGGGAATTTCATCAGATGGAAATAGCCCCCGGACCAGGTAGTCATATCATCACTCTGGTAGATGATTACGGGGTTACTGTATCACAGGAATTTGAAGTGGAAGAGTAG